A genome region from Anastrepha ludens isolate Willacy chromosome 3, idAnaLude1.1, whole genome shotgun sequence includes the following:
- the LOC128857654 gene encoding protein sprint-like, which translates to MVNAVMDAIALLSSLATDLDIMLNDLRSSPGSRLLPPTHHLHQRSASNSSTASSPLTIGGVGNGGGGGGQITTGYLHSALRNNHNNQFGQQQSSAQQQQRPTPQLQQEKRQQQQPSRQTAKAQIIPAHTLTATSATTTITTTTASITSIPQRYNRYQYQQQKQTQSHRCCASAANACNQTKNRNATATKTTAGTVKSTTPTTKTTTTTTTTTNSSTRNQQRLNQHAAHRLHANPTTSTNIHSTTASTTSTIASRQTTTGGGCSGCELVATAGNVVPVAGDCVVGATHCNGLSADVRRIEKLPLWSYQHKQLQQPQKLHVKLLQQQQRATKAIAVMHAATTTKSNATSTTVVSGHKEDAVSRTHHLGGCNASAGNAISGGLYGGSSGRVESAVTTSSVTTLTTAHVVDYTRGEGNGASASGAEASFRMNWLQPSTIFYG; encoded by the coding sequence CTTCTCAGTTCGCTGGCTACGGACTTGGATATTATGCTGAATGACCTGAGATCATCGCCTGGGTCAAGACTATTACCGCCCACACACCATTTGCATCAGCGCAGTGCTTCCAACTCCTCAACTGCCTCATCGCCATTGACTATTGGTGGAGTCGGaaatggtggtggtggtggcgggcAAATAACAACCGGTTATCTGCACAGCGCTTTGCGCAACAATCACAATAATCAATTTGGACAACAGCAATCGAgcgcacaacaacagcaacgacCAACGCCACAGTTGCAACAAGAGAAGCGACAACAGCAGCAGCCGTCAAGGCAAACAGCTAAAGCGCAAATAATACCAGCCCACACGTTAACGGCAACGTCAGCAACAACTACCATAACAACCACAACGGCGTCCATAACGTCAATACCCCAACGTTATAATCGCTatcaataccaacaacaaaagcaaacacaATCGCATCGTTGCTGTGCCTCAGCCGCCAATGCATGCAATCAAACGAAAAATCGCAATGCCACAGCCACAAAAACAACAGCGGGCACGGTAAAATCTACAACGCCAACCAcaaagacaacaacaacaactacaacaacaaccaatagTTCAACACGCAATCAGCAACGTCTCAATCAGCATGCAGCGCACAGGTTGCACGCGAACCCAACCACATCCACCAACATTCACTCCACCACTGCCTCCACCACTTCAACAATCGCTAGCCGCCAAACGACCACCGGCGGCGGTTGTAGCGGATGTGAATTGGTGGCAACAGCCGGAAATGTTGTGCCAGTTGCTGGTGATTGCGTTGTTGGTGCGACGCATTGCAATGGACTCTCAGCCGATGTGCGACGCATAGAGAAATTGCCATTGTGGTCGTATCAGCACAAACAGTTGCAGCAACCGCAAAAGCTGCACGTTAAATtgctgcaacaacagcaacgtgCCACAAAAGCGATTGCCGTTATGCatgcggcaacaacaacaaaatcaaatgcTACATCTACAACGGTGGTATCGGGCCACAAAGAAGACGCGGTCAGTAGGACGCACCATTTGGGTGGCTGCAATGCGTCAGCAGGAAATGCTATTAGTGGTGGCCTGTATGGTGGCTCAAGTGGTCGCGTTGAAAGTGCAGTTACAACTAGCAGCGTAACAACCCTCACAACAGCGCATGTGGTTGACTATACGCGTGGCGAAGGAAATGGAGCAAGTGCTAGTGGAGCCGAAGCATCATTCCGGATGAACTGGTTGCAACCGTCTACGATATTTTATGGGTGA